From the genome of Streptomyces sp. NBC_01116, one region includes:
- a CDS encoding type I polyketide synthase has product MSDQRMRDYLNRVTIDLRDTRQRLREAEARTSEPIAIVAMSCRFPGGVRTPEDLWELLAGGRDTVAPVPGDRGWETAWPSGGTVPGQGAFLDGAADFDPDFFGISPREAIAMDPQQRLLLMASWEAVERAGIDPLTLRGSRTGVYAAAIDQGYATLGSGAAEAVQGFLMTGNSMSVMSGRVSYALGLEGPAVTVDTACSASLVALHLAARSLRAGECSLALAGGVSVMALPAVFVEFSRQGAMSPDGRCKPFAAAADGTGWGEGVGMLLLERLSDARRNGRTVLAVLRGSAINQDGASNGLTAPNGPSQQRVIRAALADAGLTASEVDAVEAHGTGTRLGDPIEADAVLSTYGQDRPADRPLWLGSLKSNIGHTQAAAGVAGVIKTVLALRHGVLPRTLHVDAPTPHADWSSGAVELLTEARDWPVVDRPRRAGVSSFGMSGTNAHVVLEQAPEPEPADGPEAVTDGPNTVAGPSAGAGPAPGSGPSAEPAGAPGAAMPWVLSGRTASALGDQAARLRARLATDAPARPADIGFSLATTRSAFEHRAVVIGDGHPALLNGLAALTGPGTDLPTGPALAPAPATPADVVTGTGRVVEGRTALVFPGQGSQWAGMARDLFATSPVFRDRLAACDTALSAHVDWRLFAVLEGAPGAPSLERVDVVQPVLWAVMVSLAAHWESWGVRPDAVVGHSQGEIAAAVVAGALSLEDGAKVVALRSRAIRALAGLGGMAAVSLPEDRVRAEIAPWAEKLSVAAVNGPAAVVVSGEPRALAELLAHCAAQGVRARSVPVDYASHSAQVERIRSEVLAALAGVRPLPARIPLFSTVTGDRLDTTAMDADYWYRNLRGTVRFDAAVRSLVEQGHEVFVEVSPHPVLTMALQDTAEATGAAEPPVVVGTLRRDDGGLRRALRSAAELWVAGAAVDWSAVYAGTGARPTALPGYPFQLRRYWLEPEAAPDTGPAAADPHDTAFWHMVDHDAPAELAAHLAVDEDALAPVLPALRGWRKQRRDESVIDSWRYRIGWQPLPDPAAAAPAAGTWLVVLPAGHDDDAQVRGPLLALTEAGATVVTAELTADAIRRTDLADTLATALGDHAPTGVLSLLAAADQPHPDHPALPTGTALTVALVQALGDLALTAPLWCATAGAVSTGPDDLVTHPRQALVWGTGLVAALELSARWGGLVDLPPDLDARARTRLAAVLTASGPGTDGVGREDQLALRPTGLLARRLRRAPRSGGRAKHWKPRGTVLLTGGTGAVGPHLARWLARSGATHLVLPGRRGPQAPGAAELAAELAALGVRLTLPVCDLADRQAVAALLSGLETAGDPVAAVVHAAAFVALAPLDGTPMSAFEQIVAAKAAGAEHLDALLDRELDAFVLFSSIAGVWGSGDHGAYAAANAYLDALAQHRRARGLTATTVDWGIWQAENPWQDRIAGEDADLFKLEQHGLPRIDPDLAVHALRQALDDDETVLAVADVDWERFAAVFTSTRPSPLLTGIPEARRALEAATGDSEAPAAALLRQQLATLGRSEQHRLLLDLVRTHAAAVLGHPTVDAIRPGRAFQDMGFASLTAVELRNRINAATGLRLPSTLVFDHPSSTALAQEIRAELLGRQATEPRPSAPDLSGPDSAAHPPAPDDEPIAIVSMACRFPGGIGTPEDLWRLLADGGDAVSDFPIDRGWDIEALYDPDSDRPGTSTTRRGGFLHDAADFDAEFFGISPREALAMDPQQRLLLETTWEAIERAAIDPTALRGSPTGVFTGVNYADYAAVVARSEEGDGHLLTGSAPSVVSGRVAYTLGLEGPAVTIDTACSSSLVAMHLAGRALRGGDCSLALVGGVAVMATPGALISFSRQRGLAEDGRCKAFSDDADGMGMGEGVGVLLLERLSDARRNGHPVLAVVRGSAVNQDGASNGLSAPNGPSQQRVIRAALADAGLSASEVDVVEAHGTGTTLGDPIEAQALLATYGQDRLADRPLLVGSLKSNLGHAQAASGVAGVIKTVLSMQHGQVPRTLHVGRPSSHVDWTRGELVLATEQQPWPPHGRPFRAGVSSFGLSGTNVHTILEHTPLEDDGPTAEGTPLPAVPWLLSAKNPRALRSQADRLRRHLDGSPVPEPRDIGSALHARTAFEYRKALIGDRDQLHTLLGRMADDDSGGWDGGRTVEGRVVLVFPGQGSQWVGMAAGLLGGSGVFAGRMAECERALSPYVDWSLVEALGSECLLARVDVVQPVLWAVMVSLAEVWRSFGVVPDGVVGHSQGEVAAACVAGGLSLGDGARVVALRSRAVGVLAGRGGMASVPLPVGVVAGRLVGWGGRLSVAAVNGPSSTVVSGDADAVAGLLGELIGEGVRARRVEVDYASHSSHVEEIRERLLSDLAGIAPVSGSVPFYSSVTGGLLDTKALDAGYWYRNLRETVEFERATGALLADGFRFFVEAGPHPVLGVAVGESVEAAGVDAAVLGTLRRDEGGPEQVLRAVGRAWERGLEVDWSGVFPGARRVELPTYAFQRRRYWPEPAPTTAADVGSAGLDPAHHPVLGAAIELADTGELLLSGRLSLRTHPWLADHAVAGTVLLPGAAFAELAVRAADEAGCQAVEELTLQSPLLIPADTAVRLQVRVGVADASGSRSLDLFSCREDATTPHWTAHATGVLTADATTRERPSAPAPDGVGSWPPPGAVPVPVEELYERFHASGYGYGPAFRGLTMAWRRGDDIFTEVRLPEDQHRSASAFGVHPALLDAALQGLFLRAQPETGPGPDRPSAGLPFSWSGVRLYASGATALRVRLGFRPDGSVSIDATDPNGLPVASVEALAVRPIDLDTLRPGGGPESLYRLQWSAAPATAPADPLGHCVVLGGGELFPDSHPDLAALGAELDEGAPSPAVVLAWCDRTPRLPSPPDAASVHTALDDVLRLVQDWLADPRWDDGTRLVIVTRGAVSTAAGEEVTDLTGAAVRGLVRSAQSEHPDRFLLIDTDDAAAVTGLLPRALAGTEPQLAIRVGQLLAARLTRATIATDPNPGTDVLSGSDPDTSSGIAANGGTVLVTGAGGALGGLVAQHLVTAHGVRNLLLVGRRGADAPGLADLAAELRGVGARVDVEACDVADRDALAALLAGIPVGRPLSAVVHAAGVLDDGTVESLTPARMRHVLRPKVDAVLNLHALTRDLPLSAFVLFSSASATVGNAGQGNYAAANAFLDAFAQHRRALKLPAQSLAWGLWAHRSTMTGTLTAADLRRMARGGTSAIGSEEGLALFDAALTLDEPLLVPVKIDFGRLRTAARTAPVPALLSALVPGAPRRPASGADAAEADSLRSRLTALTPEERVATLLDLVRSRGAEVLGHGGAGSIEPDQAFKDLGFDSLTSVELRNRLSAATGRRLPATLVFDHPTPAAVAAYLTRCLVPDGPGGPAATGKAAGTPGRADREDHEISSLLAAIPPAALRRAGLLDALLDLADRPEAPASAADDINGMTVGELVRMALGGERD; this is encoded by the coding sequence GTGAGCGACCAGAGGATGCGCGACTACCTCAACCGGGTGACCATCGACCTGCGGGACACCCGGCAGCGGCTCCGGGAGGCCGAGGCCCGTACGAGCGAGCCGATCGCGATCGTGGCGATGAGCTGCCGGTTCCCCGGCGGTGTCCGCACCCCGGAGGACTTGTGGGAACTGCTCGCCGGAGGCCGCGACACCGTCGCGCCCGTCCCCGGCGACCGGGGCTGGGAGACCGCCTGGCCGTCCGGCGGTACGGTACCCGGGCAGGGGGCGTTTCTGGACGGCGCGGCGGACTTCGATCCGGACTTCTTCGGCATCTCGCCCCGTGAGGCGATCGCGATGGACCCGCAGCAGCGGCTGCTGCTGATGGCGTCCTGGGAGGCCGTCGAGCGGGCCGGTATCGACCCGCTCACCCTGCGGGGCAGCCGTACCGGGGTGTACGCCGCGGCCATCGACCAGGGGTACGCGACGCTGGGCTCCGGCGCCGCCGAAGCCGTCCAGGGGTTCCTGATGACGGGGAACTCGATGAGCGTGATGTCCGGGCGGGTGTCCTACGCGCTCGGTCTCGAAGGCCCCGCCGTCACCGTGGACACCGCCTGTTCGGCCTCGCTGGTGGCGCTGCACCTCGCGGCGCGGTCCCTGCGGGCCGGTGAGTGCTCGCTCGCGCTCGCCGGCGGGGTCAGCGTGATGGCACTGCCGGCGGTGTTCGTCGAGTTCAGCAGGCAGGGCGCGATGTCCCCCGACGGTCGCTGCAAGCCGTTCGCGGCGGCCGCGGACGGCACCGGATGGGGCGAGGGCGTGGGGATGCTGCTGCTGGAGCGGCTGTCGGACGCGCGCCGCAACGGCCGTACGGTGCTGGCCGTGCTGCGCGGCTCGGCGATCAACCAGGACGGTGCCAGCAACGGTCTGACCGCCCCCAACGGCCCGTCCCAGCAGCGGGTGATCCGGGCGGCCCTCGCCGACGCCGGACTGACCGCCTCCGAGGTCGACGCGGTGGAGGCGCACGGCACCGGGACCCGGCTGGGCGACCCGATCGAAGCCGACGCGGTGCTGTCCACGTACGGTCAGGACCGGCCCGCCGACCGCCCGCTGTGGCTGGGGTCGCTGAAGTCGAACATCGGGCACACCCAGGCCGCCGCCGGAGTCGCCGGGGTCATCAAGACGGTGCTCGCGCTGCGGCACGGCGTCCTGCCGCGCACCCTGCACGTGGACGCGCCCACCCCGCACGCCGACTGGTCCTCGGGCGCCGTCGAACTCCTCACCGAGGCCCGCGACTGGCCCGTCGTCGACCGGCCGCGCCGGGCCGGGGTGTCCTCGTTCGGCATGAGCGGCACCAACGCCCACGTCGTCCTCGAACAGGCGCCGGAGCCGGAACCGGCCGACGGACCGGAAGCAGTGACCGACGGGCCAAACACCGTGGCCGGGCCGAGCGCGGGGGCCGGTCCGGCGCCCGGGTCCGGGCCGTCGGCGGAGCCGGCGGGCGCGCCCGGGGCCGCGATGCCCTGGGTGCTGTCCGGCCGCACCGCGTCCGCGCTCGGGGACCAGGCGGCCCGGCTGCGCGCCCGGCTCGCCACGGACGCGCCCGCACGGCCGGCCGATATCGGGTTCTCGCTGGCGACCACCCGGTCCGCCTTCGAACACCGGGCCGTGGTGATCGGCGACGGGCACCCCGCACTGCTGAACGGGCTCGCCGCCCTGACCGGACCGGGCACGGACCTCCCCACCGGCCCGGCCCTGGCTCCCGCCCCGGCCACGCCCGCTGACGTCGTCACGGGCACCGGCCGGGTCGTCGAGGGCCGGACGGCATTGGTGTTCCCCGGCCAGGGCTCCCAGTGGGCCGGCATGGCACGGGACCTGTTCGCCACCAGCCCCGTCTTCCGGGACCGCCTCGCCGCCTGCGACACCGCCCTCTCCGCCCATGTCGACTGGCGGCTCTTTGCCGTCCTTGAGGGCGCGCCCGGGGCGCCCTCCCTGGAACGGGTGGACGTGGTGCAGCCGGTGCTGTGGGCGGTGATGGTGTCCTTGGCCGCGCACTGGGAGTCCTGGGGCGTCCGGCCCGACGCCGTGGTCGGGCACAGCCAGGGAGAGATCGCCGCCGCCGTGGTGGCGGGAGCGCTGAGCCTGGAGGACGGGGCGAAGGTCGTCGCCCTGCGCAGCCGGGCCATCCGGGCGCTGGCCGGACTCGGTGGCATGGCTGCGGTGTCGCTGCCCGAGGACCGGGTCCGCGCCGAGATCGCCCCCTGGGCCGAGAAGCTGTCGGTGGCCGCCGTCAACGGGCCCGCCGCCGTGGTGGTCTCGGGGGAGCCCCGGGCCCTCGCCGAACTGCTCGCCCACTGCGCCGCACAGGGTGTACGGGCCCGGTCCGTACCCGTGGACTACGCCTCGCACTCGGCCCAGGTCGAACGGATCAGGTCCGAAGTGCTGGCCGCGCTGGCCGGCGTACGCCCTCTCCCGGCCCGGATCCCGTTGTTCTCCACCGTCACCGGCGACCGGCTCGACACCACGGCCATGGACGCCGACTACTGGTACCGCAACCTCCGCGGGACCGTCCGCTTCGACGCGGCCGTACGCTCCCTGGTCGAGCAGGGCCACGAGGTCTTCGTCGAGGTGTCGCCGCACCCGGTGCTGACCATGGCCCTCCAGGACACCGCCGAGGCCACCGGCGCGGCGGAGCCGCCCGTGGTCGTCGGCACCCTGCGCCGCGACGACGGCGGACTGCGCCGGGCCCTGCGCTCGGCCGCCGAACTGTGGGTGGCGGGCGCGGCCGTCGACTGGTCCGCGGTGTACGCCGGCACCGGCGCCCGCCCGACCGCCCTGCCCGGATACCCCTTCCAACTGCGGCGCTACTGGCTGGAGCCGGAGGCGGCGCCCGACACCGGACCGGCCGCCGCCGACCCGCACGACACGGCCTTCTGGCACATGGTCGACCACGACGCCCCGGCCGAGCTCGCCGCCCACCTCGCCGTCGACGAGGACGCCCTCGCCCCCGTACTGCCGGCCCTGCGGGGCTGGCGCAAACAGCGGCGCGACGAGAGCGTCATCGACTCCTGGCGCTACCGCATCGGCTGGCAGCCCCTGCCCGACCCGGCGGCCGCCGCCCCCGCCGCCGGCACCTGGCTCGTCGTCCTGCCCGCCGGACACGACGACGACGCACAGGTACGCGGCCCGCTGCTCGCACTCACCGAAGCGGGCGCCACCGTCGTCACGGCCGAACTCACGGCCGACGCCATCCGCCGCACGGACCTCGCGGACACGCTCGCCACCGCCCTCGGCGACCACGCCCCCACGGGCGTGCTGTCGCTGCTGGCCGCCGCCGACCAGCCCCACCCGGACCACCCGGCCCTGCCCACCGGGACGGCACTCACCGTCGCCCTGGTGCAGGCCCTGGGCGACCTCGCCCTCACGGCACCCCTCTGGTGCGCCACCGCCGGGGCTGTGTCCACGGGCCCGGACGACCTGGTCACCCACCCCCGCCAGGCACTGGTCTGGGGCACCGGACTGGTGGCCGCGCTGGAACTGTCCGCCCGCTGGGGCGGACTCGTCGACCTGCCGCCGGACCTCGACGCCCGCGCCAGGACCCGGCTCGCCGCCGTACTGACGGCCTCCGGCCCCGGCACCGACGGCGTCGGCCGCGAGGACCAGCTCGCCCTGCGCCCCACCGGCCTCCTGGCCCGCCGCCTCCGGCGCGCCCCCCGGAGCGGCGGCCGTGCGAAGCACTGGAAGCCCCGCGGCACCGTCCTGCTGACCGGCGGCACCGGAGCCGTCGGCCCGCACCTCGCCCGCTGGCTGGCCCGCAGCGGCGCCACCCACCTCGTCCTGCCCGGCCGCCGTGGCCCCCAGGCACCCGGCGCGGCCGAACTCGCCGCGGAGCTGGCCGCCCTCGGCGTACGACTCACCCTGCCTGTCTGTGATCTGGCGGATCGTCAGGCGGTGGCGGCGCTGCTCAGCGGCTTGGAGACGGCGGGCGACCCGGTCGCCGCAGTCGTCCACGCGGCCGCCTTCGTAGCGCTCGCCCCCCTGGACGGCACACCGATGTCCGCGTTCGAACAGATCGTCGCCGCCAAGGCCGCCGGCGCCGAACACCTCGACGCCCTGCTCGACCGCGAACTCGACGCCTTCGTCCTGTTCTCCTCGATCGCCGGAGTCTGGGGCAGCGGCGACCACGGCGCCTACGCCGCGGCCAACGCCTACCTCGACGCCCTGGCCCAGCACCGCCGGGCCCGCGGCCTCACCGCCACCACCGTCGACTGGGGCATCTGGCAGGCCGAGAACCCCTGGCAGGACCGCATCGCCGGAGAGGACGCCGACCTGTTCAAACTGGAGCAGCACGGCCTGCCCCGGATCGACCCCGATCTCGCCGTCCACGCCCTGCGACAGGCGCTGGACGACGACGAGACCGTACTCGCCGTCGCCGACGTCGACTGGGAGCGGTTCGCCGCCGTCTTCACCTCCACCCGCCCCAGCCCGCTGCTCACCGGCATCCCCGAAGCCCGCCGCGCCCTGGAGGCCGCGACCGGCGACTCGGAGGCACCCGCCGCCGCACTGCTGCGCCAACAGCTCGCCACCCTCGGCAGATCCGAGCAGCACCGCCTGCTGCTCGACCTGGTCCGCACCCACGCGGCAGCCGTCCTCGGCCATCCCACGGTGGACGCGATCCGGCCCGGCAGGGCCTTCCAGGACATGGGCTTCGCCTCCCTCACCGCAGTCGAACTCCGCAACCGGATCAACGCCGCCACCGGACTGCGGCTGCCGTCCACCCTGGTCTTCGACCACCCGTCGTCCACCGCGCTCGCCCAGGAGATCCGCGCCGAACTGCTCGGCCGGCAGGCCACCGAGCCGCGCCCCTCCGCCCCGGACCTCTCCGGTCCGGACTCCGCCGCGCACCCGCCCGCACCCGACGACGAGCCGATCGCGATCGTGTCCATGGCCTGCCGCTTCCCCGGCGGCATCGGCACACCCGAAGACCTGTGGCGCCTGCTCGCCGACGGCGGCGACGCCGTCTCCGACTTCCCCATCGACCGGGGCTGGGACATCGAAGCCCTCTACGACCCCGACTCCGACCGCCCCGGCACCTCGACGACCCGGCGGGGCGGCTTCCTGCACGACGCGGCCGATTTCGACGCGGAGTTCTTCGGCATCTCGCCGCGCGAGGCCCTGGCCATGGACCCGCAGCAGCGGCTGCTGCTGGAAACCACCTGGGAGGCGATCGAACGCGCCGCCATCGACCCGACCGCCCTGCGAGGCAGCCCCACCGGAGTGTTCACCGGCGTCAACTACGCCGACTACGCGGCCGTCGTCGCCCGGTCGGAGGAAGGAGACGGCCACCTGCTCACCGGCAGCGCACCCAGCGTTGTATCCGGCCGGGTCGCCTACACCCTGGGTCTGGAGGGCCCCGCGGTGACCATCGACACCGCCTGCTCCTCCTCACTCGTCGCCATGCACCTCGCAGGCCGGGCGCTGCGCGGCGGCGACTGCTCCCTCGCCCTGGTCGGCGGCGTCGCCGTGATGGCGACCCCCGGCGCCCTCATCAGCTTCTCCCGCCAGCGGGGACTCGCCGAGGACGGCCGCTGCAAGGCATTCTCGGACGACGCGGACGGCATGGGCATGGGCGAGGGCGTCGGGGTCCTGCTGCTGGAGCGGCTGTCGGACGCCCGGCGCAACGGACACCCGGTACTGGCGGTGGTACGCGGCTCCGCTGTCAACCAGGACGGCGCCAGCAACGGCCTCTCCGCCCCCAACGGCCCCTCCCAGCAACGGGTGATCCGTGCGGCGTTGGCGGATGCGGGGTTGTCGGCGTCCGAGGTGGATGTGGTGGAGGCGCACGGCACCGGCACCACTCTCGGCGACCCCATCGAAGCGCAGGCGTTGCTGGCCACGTACGGCCAGGACCGGCTCGCCGATCGTCCCCTGCTGGTCGGCTCCCTCAAGTCCAACCTGGGCCACGCCCAGGCGGCATCGGGTGTGGCGGGGGTCATCAAGACGGTGCTGTCCATGCAGCACGGGCAGGTGCCCCGAACCCTGCATGTCGGCAGGCCCTCCAGCCACGTCGACTGGACGCGCGGAGAGCTGGTTCTCGCGACCGAGCAGCAGCCCTGGCCGCCCCACGGTCGCCCTTTCCGGGCCGGAGTGTCCTCCTTCGGCCTCAGCGGCACCAACGTCCACACCATCCTCGAACACACCCCCCTCGAAGACGACGGCCCGACGGCCGAGGGCACCCCCTTGCCGGCCGTGCCCTGGCTGCTGTCGGCCAAGAACCCGCGGGCACTGCGCTCCCAGGCCGACCGCCTACGCCGCCACCTGGACGGCAGCCCCGTACCCGAACCGCGCGACATCGGGTCCGCCCTGCACGCGCGCACCGCCTTCGAGTACCGGAAGGCACTGATCGGAGACCGGGACCAACTCCACACCCTGCTCGGCCGGATGGCCGACGACGACTCGGGAGGGTGGGACGGCGGTCGGACGGTCGAGGGTCGTGTGGTGTTGGTGTTTCCGGGTCAGGGTTCGCAGTGGGTGGGGATGGCTGCGGGGTTGTTGGGTGGGTCGGGTGTGTTCGCGGGGCGGATGGCGGAGTGTGAGCGGGCTCTTTCTCCGTATGTGGACTGGTCGTTGGTGGAGGCGTTGGGTTCGGAGTGTTTGTTGGCGCGGGTTGATGTGGTGCAGCCGGTGTTGTGGGCGGTGATGGTGTCGTTGGCGGAGGTGTGGCGGTCGTTCGGTGTGGTTCCGGATGGTGTGGTGGGTCATTCGCAGGGTGAGGTTGCCGCTGCGTGTGTGGCGGGTGGTCTGAGTTTGGGTGACGGGGCGCGTGTGGTGGCGTTGCGTTCTCGTGCGGTGGGGGTGTTGGCGGGTCGGGGTGGTATGGCGTCGGTGCCGTTGCCGGTGGGTGTGGTGGCTGGGCGTCTTGTGGGGTGGGGTGGCCGGTTGTCGGTGGCGGCGGTGAACGGCCCGTCGTCGACGGTGGTTTCGGGTGACGCGGACGCGGTTGCGGGGCTTCTTGGAGAACTGATCGGTGAGGGTGTCCGGGCCCGTCGTGTCGAGGTCGATTACGCGTCGCATTCCTCGCATGTGGAGGAGATCCGTGAGCGGTTGCTCTCCGATCTGGCGGGTATCGCTCCGGTTTCGGGTTCGGTCCCGTTCTATTCGAGCGTGACCGGTGGCCTGTTGGACACGAAGGCTCTGGACGCGGGGTACTGGTACCGGAATCTTCGGGAGACCGTCGAGTTCGAGCGGGCGACGGGTGCGCTGCTGGCCGATGGTTTCCGGTTCTTCGTGGAGGCCGGCCCGCATCCGGTGCTGGGTGTTGCGGTGGGGGAGTCGGTGGAGGCCGCGGGTGTGGATGCCGCGGTGCTGGGGACGTTGCGGCGTGATGAGGGCGGGCCGGAGCAGGTGTTGCGTGCGGTGGGCCGTGCGTGGGAGCGCGGCCTGGAGGTGGACTGGTCGGGTGTGTTCCCGGGGGCGCGGCGCGTCGAGCTGCCGACGTACGCCTTCCAGCGGCGACGTTACTGGCCCGAGCCGGCGCCCACCACCGCGGCCGATGTGGGCTCGGCCGGGCTCGACCCGGCCCACCACCCCGTCCTCGGAGCGGCCATCGAACTGGCCGACACGGGCGAGCTGCTGCTCAGCGGCCGGTTGTCGCTGCGTACCCACCCCTGGCTCGCCGACCACGCTGTGGCCGGTACGGTTCTGCTGCCCGGCGCGGCCTTCGCGGAACTCGCCGTACGCGCGGCGGACGAGGCCGGATGCCAAGCGGTGGAGGAACTGACGCTCCAGTCACCGCTGTTGATACCCGCTGACACCGCCGTCCGCCTGCAAGTGCGGGTCGGCGTCGCGGACGCGTCCGGCAGCCGCTCCCTGGACCTGTTCTCCTGCCGCGAGGACGCGACGACCCCGCACTGGACCGCGCACGCTACCGGCGTGCTCACCGCCGACGCCACGACCCGCGAGCGGCCGTCCGCACCGGCACCGGACGGCGTCGGCTCCTGGCCCCCGCCCGGCGCCGTCCCGGTCCCCGTCGAGGAGTTGTACGAGCGGTTCCACGCCTCGGGTTACGGCTACGGACCCGCCTTCCGCGGGCTCACCATGGCCTGGCGCCGAGGCGACGACATCTTCACCGAGGTACGCCTGCCCGAGGATCAGCACCGGTCCGCCTCCGCCTTCGGTGTGCACCCCGCCCTCTTGGACGCCGCCCTCCAGGGGCTGTTCCTGCGCGCTCAGCCGGAAACCGGACCGGGCCCGGACCGGCCGTCCGCCGGCCTGCCGTTCTCCTGGAGCGGAGTCAGGCTGTACGCCTCCGGAGCCACCGCGCTCAGGGTGCGGCTCGGCTTCCGACCGGACGGATCGGTGTCGATCGACGCGACCGACCCGAACGGACTTCCGGTCGCGTCGGTCGAGGCGCTCGCCGTCCGCCCGATCGATCTCGACACCCTCCGCCCGGGCGGAGGCCCGGAGTCCCTCTACCGACTGCAGTGGTCGGCGGCGCCCGCCACCGCACCCGCCGACCCGCTCGGACACTGCGTCGTCCTCGGCGGCGGGGAACTCTTCCCGGACAGCCATCCCGACCTGGCCGCGCTCGGCGCCGAGCTGGACGAGGGAGCGCCGTCGCCCGCCGTGGTGCTGGCCTGGTGCGACCGCACCCCGCGCCTCCCGTCCCCGCCCGACGCCGCGTCCGTGCACACCGCACTGGATGATGTCCTGCGGCTCGTCCAGGACTGGCTGGCCGACCCGCGGTGGGACGACGGCACCCGGCTCGTAATCGTCACCCGGGGCGCGGTCTCCACGGCAGCCGGTGAGGAGGTCACCGACCTCACCGGCGCCGCGGTCCGCGGCCTCGTCCGCTCCGCCCAGTCCGAGCATCCGGACCGCTTCCTGCTGATCGATACCGACGACGCGGCCGCCGTGACCGGTCTGCTGCCCCGGGCACTGGCCGGAACGGAACCCCAACTGGCGATACGCGTCGGACAGCTCCTCGCCGCCCGTCTCACCAGGGCCACCATCGCGACGGACCCGAACCCGGGCACGGACGTGCTCTCGGGCTCGGACCCGGACACATCGTCCGGTATCGCCGCGAACGGGGGAACCGTCCTTGTCACCGGGGCCGGCGGCGCGCTCGGCGGCCTGGTGGCACAGCACCTCGTGACCGCGCACGGCGTACGGAACCTGCTGCTCGTCGGCAGGCGCGGTGCGGACGCCCCGGGACTGGCCGACCTCGCCGCCGAACTGCGCGGAGTCGGCGCCCGGGTGGACGTGGAGGCATGTGACGTCGCCGACCGGGACGCGCTCGCCGCCCTGCTCGCAGGCATCCCCGTCGGCCGTCCGCTGAGCGCGGTCGTCCACGCGGCCGGCGTCCTGGACGACGGGACGGTCGAGTCGCTTACCCCCGCGCGGATGCGCCACGTACTGAGGCCCAAGGTCGACGCGGTCCTCAACCTGCACGCCCTCACCCGTGATCTGCCGCTGTCGGCCTTCGTCCTGTTCTCCTCCGCGTCCGCCACGGTCGGCAACGCCGGGCAGGGCAACTACGCGGCAGCCAACGCCTTCCTCGATGCGTTCGCCCAGCATCGCCGGGCCCTGAAACTGCCCGCCCAGTCACTCGCCTGGGGCCTGTGGGCGCACCGCAGCACGATGACCGGGACGCTCACCGCCGCTGACCTGCGGCGCATGGCCCGGGGAGGCACCTCGGCCATCGGCAGCGAAGAAGGTCTGGCACTGTTCGACGCGGCGCTCACCCTGGACGAACCGCTGCTCGTCCCGGTCAAGATCGACTTCGGCCGGCTCCGGACGGCGGCCCGGACCGCACCCGTCCCGGCCCTGCTCTCGGCTCTGGTACCCGGCGCCCCACGCCGCCCCGCCTCCGGGGCGGACGCCGCGGAAGCGGACTCGCTGCGCAGCCGGCTGACCGCCCTCACCCCGGAGGAACGCGTCGCTACCCTGCTCGACCTGGTACGGAGCCGGGGCGCCGAAGTGCTCGGCCACGGCGGAGCCGGGAGCATCGAACCGGACCAGGCGTTCAAGGACCTCGGCTTCGACTCGCTCACCTCCGTCGAACTCCGCAACCGGCTCAGCGCCGCCACCGGCCGCCGGCTGCCCGCGACCCTGGTCTTCGACCACCCCACCCCGGCCGCCGTCGCCGCCTACCTCACCAGGTGCCTGGTACCCGACGGGCCGGGCGGTCCCGCCGCCACCGGGAAGGCCGCCGGGACGCCGGGCCGGGCGGACCGCGAGGACCACGAGATCAGCTCCCTGCTCGCCGCGATCCCACCCGCTGCACTGCGCCGGGCCGGTCTCCTCGACGCGCTCCTGGACCTCGCCGACCGACCGGAGGCGCCGGCTTCCGCCGCCGACGACATCAATGGCATGACCGTCGGCGAACTCGTCCGGATGGCCCTGGGCGGCGAACGTGACTGA